The uncultured Fusobacterium sp. DNA window CAATCTCTTTGCTATTGATATTATTTCTTCTTACTCCGTCAAAATCACAACAACTATTATAGTGTCTTCCATGTCCTGTGTGATGTTGTGAATATGCCACATAGTTTCTTTGGTTTTGCCCTACACCTGTATTATCCATATTTTTAGCAAATAATGTAGTTCCTGCTAATAATGTGATTGCTCCCGCTAATATAATTATTCTTTTCATAAGTTATACCTCCTACTATTTTCCTGTTTCTTTATATTTTAAGTATAACCTTGAATTATGACCTGAATATGTCAAGTTTTATTTTTCTAATAAAACTACACAATAAGATTTTACTCCTGATTCATCTCCTGTAAAACCTAATTTTTCTTCAGTAGTTGCTTTTACACTAACTTGTTCAACATCTATTTCTAATACTTCAGCTACTCTTTTTCTCATAGCTTCAATATATGGTTTTACTTTTGGTTTTTGTAGTACAATAATTGAATCTAAATTTACTACTTTATATCCTTTTTCTTGTATAAGTTCTTTAACTCTTCTTAATAAAATAGTACTATCTATATTTTCATATTTCATATCAGTATCTGGAAAATGTTGACCAATATCTCCAAGAGCTAAAGCTCCCAACATAGCATCCATAATAGCATGAATTAAAACATCTCCATCTGAATGTCCTAAAACTCCCTTTGTATGTGGAATCTCTACTCCTCCTAAAATAAGTTTTCTTCCTTCAACAAGTTTATGTACATCATATCCATTTCCTATTCTAAGCATTATGACACTCCCATCTTTCATATATTTGATTATAAAATTCAAGTATTTCTTCTTTAGTAACTGTTGATGTTCCCATCTTTCCTACAACTACTCCAGCAGCTGTATTTGCTATCTTAGCTGCTTCATGCCAATCTACTCCTGCAGCACTTGCCAATGTAAATACTGATATAACAGTATCTCCAGCTCCTGTTACATCATATACTTCTTTAGCAAAAGTTGGAATATTTATAACCTTATCTAAGAATAAACTCATTCCCTCTTCGCTTCTTGTTAATAATAAATTATCTAATTTTAATGTTTCTTTTAGTTCTACTCCTAATTTTTCAAAATCTGTTACATTACTCTTTCCTAAACACTCCATAGCCTCTTTTCTATTAGGAGTCATTGAAGTTGCTCCCACATAGTTTAAAGCATTTTTAGGTTTAGGATCTACAGTTACAATCTTATTTTTTTCTTTACATATTCTTACAATTTCTTTAGCAACTCTTGGTGTTAAAACTCCTTTATCATAGTCTGATAAAATAATTGCATCTAAACTATCTATTTTAGAAATAAAATTGT harbors:
- the ispF gene encoding 2-C-methyl-D-erythritol 2,4-cyclodiphosphate synthase produces the protein MLRIGNGYDVHKLVEGRKLILGGVEIPHTKGVLGHSDGDVLIHAIMDAMLGALALGDIGQHFPDTDMKYENIDSTILLRRVKELIQEKGYKVVNLDSIIVLQKPKVKPYIEAMRKRVAEVLEIDVEQVSVKATTEEKLGFTGDESGVKSYCVVLLEK
- the rfaE1 gene encoding D-glycero-beta-D-manno-heptose-7-phosphate kinase yields the protein MREKFDLKKILESFNKIKIGVVGDLMLDDYIIGSVDRISPEAPVPVVNVKEERFVLGGAANVVNNLSVLGAKTLCFGVIGEDPNGDRLLKTFNDKGIDASGIIRTKDIPTIVKRRILAGNQQLLRIDWEKASPISKELEDELLDNFISKIDSLDAIILSDYDKGVLTPRVAKEIVRICKEKNKIVTVDPKPKNALNYVGATSMTPNRKEAMECLGKSNVTDFEKLGVELKETLKLDNLLLTRSEEGMSLFLDKVINIPTFAKEVYDVTGAGDTVISVFTLASAAGVDWHEAAKIANTAAGVVVGKMGTSTVTKEEILEFYNQIYERWECHNA